From Calothrix sp. PCC 6303, a single genomic window includes:
- a CDS encoding GNAT family N-acetyltransferase, with protein sequence MNFDKNTTVEVRELGIDDIAPIYHLGEELFTNELYPYLYRTWDEWEVIGLYNTDPEYCLIAEIDGELAGFTLGTIITKSALTYGYILWLGVSPKFQRRGVADKLVDQAIARMIDDGARFMLVDTDPANVPAIKFFNRKGFGNTREHVFLSMNLSQHEYYGRIIEYEDQKAERAGYSRFTSSQRTRRSLPTIRTGKADAIPNEAVLNPLINELEEGK encoded by the coding sequence ATGAATTTCGACAAGAATACCACTGTTGAGGTACGTGAGCTAGGTATTGATGACATTGCCCCAATTTATCACTTGGGTGAAGAATTATTTACCAATGAGCTTTACCCATATTTGTATCGTACTTGGGATGAGTGGGAAGTAATTGGACTATACAATACAGATCCAGAGTATTGTTTAATTGCTGAAATTGATGGAGAACTAGCAGGTTTTACACTAGGCACAATTATTACAAAATCTGCATTGACATATGGTTATATTTTGTGGTTGGGAGTTAGTCCCAAATTTCAAAGACGGGGTGTTGCCGATAAGTTAGTTGATCAAGCGATCGCACGAATGATCGATGATGGTGCTAGGTTCATGCTAGTAGATACTGATCCGGCAAATGTCCCAGCGATAAAATTCTTTAACCGCAAGGGTTTTGGCAATACCCGCGAACATGTTTTCCTCTCGATGAATCTCAGCCAACACGAATATTACGGTAGAATCATTGAATATGAGGATCAAAAAGCTGAACGTGCTGGATATAGTCGTTTCACATCTAGCCAACGTACTAGACGCAGTTTACCGACTATTCGCACTGGAAAAGCTGATGCGATACCCAATGAAGCTGTTTTAAATCCCCTTATTAATGAGTTAGAGGAAGGAAAATAG
- a CDS encoding PD-(D/E)XK nuclease family protein, producing the protein MLATEAQIIRLSQGQLNLLERCPRQFQHSYLEQLYSPIKPENEENLTLGSQFHLLMQQREMGLPIESILADNPQLQSWMQGFSDVAPNILTSATTTEIFRESEHYRTLQVGNYVLAVIYDLLIADQYQAQILDWKTYPKPLNKKFLEKNWQTRLYLYVLAETSEYLPENISMTYWFIQSDTKPESLKFTYNSLLHQQTGKKLQQLLGKLTKSLNQYHQGKEDIAFPQVPLGSKICEYCQFATKCGRVNESEINYKVVSSNETTIVPVETMNLNEEMEDILTNLDSNLLNIDNIQEVTL; encoded by the coding sequence ATGCTGGCTACCGAAGCTCAAATTATTCGACTTTCCCAAGGACAATTAAATTTACTTGAACGTTGCCCACGTCAATTTCAACATAGTTATTTAGAACAATTATATTCTCCCATTAAGCCTGAAAATGAAGAAAATCTGACATTAGGAAGCCAGTTTCACTTACTAATGCAGCAGCGGGAAATGGGTTTGCCAATTGAGTCAATATTGGCAGATAACCCACAATTACAAAGCTGGATGCAGGGTTTTAGTGATGTTGCTCCAAATATTTTAACATCAGCTACAACTACAGAAATTTTCCGGGAAAGTGAACATTACCGAACTTTACAGGTTGGTAATTATGTCCTGGCAGTAATTTATGATTTATTGATTGCGGATCAGTACCAAGCACAAATTTTGGATTGGAAAACCTATCCAAAACCACTTAATAAGAAGTTTTTAGAAAAAAATTGGCAGACTCGATTATATCTTTACGTTTTAGCTGAAACTAGCGAGTATTTGCCAGAAAATATTTCCATGACTTATTGGTTTATTCAATCTGATACTAAACCTGAAAGTCTTAAGTTTACTTACAATAGTTTGCTGCATCAACAAACAGGTAAAAAACTCCAGCAGTTGTTAGGTAAATTAACAAAATCCCTCAATCAATATCATCAAGGCAAAGAAGATATAGCGTTTCCACAGGTGCCGTTAGGGAGTAAAATATGCGAATATTGCCAGTTTGCGACAAAGTGCGGTCGTGTTAACGAATCGGAGATTAATTATAAAGTTGTTTCAAGCAACGAAACAACGATTGTTCCAGTGGAAACAATGAATCTTAATGAGGAGATGGAAGATATTTTAACTAATTTGGATTCTAACTTGCTCAATATCGATAATATTCAAGAAGTAACTCTATAA